Sequence from the Streptosporangium brasiliense genome:
GGCTCCCATGGCGGCTAACGACCGCGAGAAGGCGCTCGAGACCGCGCTCGCTCAGATCGAGCGTCAGTTCGGCAAGGGCTCTGTCATGCGCCTCGGCGATGAGACCCGCGCGCCCATCGAAGTGATCCCGACCAGTTCCATCGCCCTCGACGTCGCGCTCGGCATCGGCGGATTCCCGCGTGGCCGCATCATCGAGGTCTACGGTCCGGAGTCCTCCGGTAAGACCACCGTCGCCCTGCACGCGGTGGCCAACGCCCAGCGGGCGGGCGGCATCGCGGCGTTCATCGACGCCGAGCACGCCCTCGACCCGGAGTACGCCAAGAAGCTGGGCGTCGACACCGACGCGCTGCTGGTCTCCCAGCCCGACACCGGTGAGCAGGCGCTGGAGATCGCCGACATGCTGATCCGGTCGGGCGCCGTCGACCTGCTGGTCATCGACTCGGTCGCGGCCCTGGTGCCCAAGGCCGAGATCGAGGGCGAGATGGGCGACAGCCACGTCGGCCTCCAGGCCCGGCTGATGTCCCAGGCGCTGCGCAAGGTCGCCGGAGCGCTCAACAACACGGGCACCACCGCGATCTTCATCAACCAGCTCCGCGAGAAGATCGGCGTCATGTTCGGCTCGCCCGAGACCACGACGGGTGGAAAGGCGCTGAAGTTCTACGCCTCGGTCCGGCTCGACATCCGCCGCATCGAGACGCTGAAGGACGGCACCGAGGCGGTCGGCAACCGCACCCGGGTGAAGGTCGTCAAGAACAAGATGGCCCCGCCCTTCCGGGTGGCCGACTTCGACATCCTCTACGGCGTCGGCATCTCCCGCGAGGGCGGCCTGATCGACATGGGCGTCGAGCACGGCTTCGTCCGCAAGTCCGGCGCCTGGTACACCTACGAGGGCGACCAGCTGGGGCAGGGCAAGGAGAACGCCCGCAACTTCCTGAAGAACCACCCCGACATGGCCAACGAGATCGAGAAGAAGATCAAGGAGAAGCTCGGCATCGGCCCGCGCCTCGACAGCCCGGCCACTCCGCCGCCCGCCGCTGCCGCCCCGGCCCCGGCCGCGTCCGGCCGTGGCTCCAAGGCGGCCACTCCCAAGCCGGGTGACGTCTGAGCCGGGTTGATCGATGACGACGGGACCTGACTCCGGTCCGGCCGGCGCGGCCGGGCCGCGAGACTGGGGCGCCTGGCCGGACGTGCCGGAGGCCGGCTCCTCCGGGACGGGCAGGCGGGCAGGCGGCCGGTCGCGGCGCTCCCGCCGGGGGCAGCCGGGCGCATGGGAGGCGTCCGGCCCCGACTGGGAGAACGGCCCCGCCCCATACGACGGTCCAGCCTCATACGACGGCCCCGCTCCAGAAGGCGGCCCAGCGGAAGACGCGACGGGCCGCTCCGGAGGGGAGAGCCGGGGCGGTCGTGGCTCCCGGCGTGGTGGGAAGCGCTCCCGGGGCACCTCCCGGGAGATCCTGCCGGACGGGCCGGTCGAGGGGTCTCCGGCGAGCCAGGGGCCCGCCGCGGATCCGCAGGCCGTGGCCCGGGCGATCTGTCTGCGGCTGCTGACCATGGCGCCGCGCACTCGTGCCCAGCTCGCCGAGGCGCTGCGCAAGCGTGAGGTGCCCGAGGAGGCGGCGGAGGCCGTCCTCGAGAGGTTCTCCGAGGTCGGGCTCATCGACGACGAGGCGTTCGCCGCGGCCTGGGTGAGCTCACGCCACGTCGGGCGGGGTCTCGCCCGCAGGGCCCTCGCCTCGGAGCTGCGCCACCGCGGAGTCGACGAGGACACCGTCAAGGAGGCGGTGGAGCAGCTCGACCCCGAGCAGGAGGTGGAGACGGCCCGCAGGCTCGTGGCGCGCAAGCTCGCCTCGACGCGCGGGCTGGAGCCGGCGGTCCGGACCCGCAGGCTGGCCGGCATGCTCGCCCGGAAGGGATACGGCCCCGGGCTGGCCTTCCGTGTGGTCCGTGAGGCACTTGAGAGTGAAGAGGCGGAAAATCCCGCATTTTCCGCCGAGTTGGATTACCCACCCGACTAGCGAAAGCACGCTGAGTTATTTGCCGCCGGAATTCCCCGGCGGCGGCTGCTCCGCGGGCCGGTGCCGGATCCTCGGCGCCGCCGGGGATCCGGCGATGTCACCGGGCCGGGCGGGGATGTTGGGGAAAGAAACATCGGCTTCCCATGTTTGAACGGTCCCCAACCGGGCTTTGCTTGCCCGTGACTTGTTTGACGCTTAATCTCGACGGCAGTGAGGAGTTACTCCGCGCAGTGCGGATTGTCATAACGGCGAATTTACGGACGAGCAGGCTTGGCGGATGTGGGCGGACGGCGTGTCGGCGGGAGTGACCGGCGCAGCGTCGGCCTTGGGTTGATATCTGTTCCGGTGGCGTCGGCGCCTGGGCTTTCCGTGCCGTGCGTGTGACCCTCGCGTGCTTGATATTTGCGACGCGAGGAGGGCGGGGCGCGCATGGATCCGGTTGTGATCGTCATATTGGCGGGGGCGGTCGCGGTTCTTGCCGTGGTGACGATAGCCGCGCTGATCGTGTTGCTGCGCCGCACCGGGGCGGGCGGCGGGACGGGCGGTCCCTCCCCCGAGCAGGAGGCCGAGATCCAGACCGCGCTGGAAGATGCCAGACGCGAGGCGGCCGACATCCGCACCAAGGCCCAGCATGACGCCGAAGAGATCCTGCGCAGGTCCGAAGCCGCCGTCGAGACCGCCGCCGAGCTGCGCAAGGAGGCCGAGGCGGAGAGCCAGGTGCTGAAATACGAGCTGAAGGAGCTCCGCTCCGACCTCGAGCGCCGGGAGAACCGGCTGGCCGAGCGGGAGCAGCGCCTCGACGAGGAGGCCAGGCGCCAGGCCGAGCGGGCGCGCAAGCTCGCCGAGACGGAGACCAAGCTCGCCGACCGCCGTGAGGACCTCGACCGGGTCGCGCAGGAGCGCAAGGCCATCCTGGAGCGGGTGGCCGGGCTCACCAGCGACCAGGCGAGGTCCGAGCTGGTCAGGGAGATCGAGAACCAGGCCAAGCGCGAGGCCGCGCTGATCGTCAGGGAGATCGAGAGCGAGGCCCGCAGGGAGGGCGAGAAGCGGGCGACCAAGATCGTGACGCTGGCGGTCCAGCGCGTGGCCACCGAGCAGACCGCCGAGTCCGTCGTCAGCGTCCTGCATCTGCCCGGCGACGAGATGAAGGGCCGCATCATCGGCCGCGAGGGCCGCAACATCCGCGCCTTCGAGTCGACCACCGGGGTCAACCTGATCATCGACGACACGCCCGAGGCGGTGCTGCTGTCGTGCTTCGACCCGGTCCGCCGGGAGACCGCCCGGCTGACGCTGGAGAAGCTCGTCCTCGACGGCCGCATCCACCCCCAGCGCATCGAGGAGGCGCACGAGCGCAGCAAGGCCGAGGTCCAGGAGCTGTGCGTGCGCGCCGGCGAGGACGCCCTGGTGGAGCTCGGCATCACCGAGATGCACCCCGAGCTGATCACCCTGCTGGGCCAGCTCCGCTACCGCACCTCCTACGGCCAGAACGTGCTCGGCCACCTCGTGGAGTCCGCCCACATCGCCGGGATCATGGCGGCCGAGCTGAGGCTCGACCCGATGATGCTCAAGCGCTGCACGGTCCTGCACGACATCGGCAAGGCCCTCACCCACGAGGTCGAGGGCAGCCACGCGCTCATCGGCGCCGAGATCGCCAGGCGCTACGGCGAGCACGAGGACGTGGTCCACGCGATCGAGGCCCACCACAACGAGGTCGAGGTCAAGACGGTCGAGGCCGTCCTCACCCAGGCCGCCGACGCGATCAGCGGGGGCCGTCCGGGGGCCCGGCGGGAGTCCCTGGAGGCCTACGTCAAACGGCTGGAGCGCCTGGAGGAGATCGCCACCTCCTACGACGGCGTCGACAAGGTCTTCGCCATGCAGGCGGGCCGGGAGATCCGGGTCATGGTGAAACCCGACTCGGTCGACGACATCCAGGCCCAGGTGATCGCCCGTGACGTCGCCAAGCAGGTCGAGGAGGAGCTCGCCTACCCCGGCCAGATCCGCATCACGGTGGTCCGCGAGTCCAGGGCCACGGAGTTCGCGCGCTGAGTCAGCTCCGGAAGATCTGCTGGTAGAAGGCGAGTTCGGTGGCCAGCGCCGCGCTGCGGGTCTCGGCGCGGCGGAAGCCGTGGGCCTCGCCTTCGAAGGTGAGACAGGTGCAGGGGACGCCACGTTCGGCGAGGGCTTCGGCGAAGGCCTGAGACTGGGCGGGCGGGACCACCGGGTCCGACAGCCCCTGCAGGAGCAGCATGGGGCAGCTCACCCCGGCGACCCGGCCGAGGGGTTCGCGCGAGCCGTACAGGACGGGGTCGGCGGGGCCCACCAGCCACTCGACGTAGCGGGACTCGAAGTCGTGGGTGGTCGCGATGAGCGGGGCGAGCGCGCTGACGCCGTAGTAGGAGACCCCGCCGGCGAACGCGCCGGAGGTGCAGCAGGCCGCCATGACCGTCCAGCCGCCCGCGCTCCCGCCCCGGATCGCGATCCGTCCCGGGTCCGCCAGGCCCTCGGCCGCCAGCCACTCCGCGGCGGCGATCGAGTCATCCACGTCGACCACGCCCCACTGACCGTGCAGCCGGTCTCGATAGGCCCGGCCGTAGCCCGTGGAGCCGCCATAGTTGAGGTCGAGCACGCCGATGCCGCGGCTGGTGAAGAACGCCTTCTCCAGGTCGAGGGCGCCGCTGGCGCGCCCGGTGGGGCCACCGTGGACGAACACCACGTAGGGCGGGGCGCCGTCGCCGCGGGCCCGCGGGTTCGACGGCGGGTAGACGAATGCGTGGACCCGGTGGCCGGACCGGCTTTCGATCTCCACGGCCCGCACGAGCGGCAGGTAGGCGGGGTCGGGCAGCTCGCCGATGTCGCGGCGGAGCTCCTCGGCCCGCCCGGTGGCGGTGTCGACCCGGACGATCGACCGAGGCGCCGTCGCGCCGTATCCGATCCCGGCCAGGACGCGCCCGTCCGAGGTGAGGACCTGCTCCCAGCCGTCGTAGGGCACCTCCAGGTCGGTCAGCACGCCGCTGTCCGGGTCGAGGACGCCCAGCCGCGGGTCCCCCCGCCCGTGCAGGACCGCGATCCGCCCGTCGGCCAGCACCTGGTACGGCGGGCCGCCGAGCTGCCACAGCGGGCCGGCGAACTCCTCCTCCAGCGGGTGGAGCGCCTGGAGCGAGGTGCCGTGCAGCCCGACCCGGTAGAGGTTCCACCAGCCGGACCAGTCGGAGATCAGGTAGAGGTGCCGGTCGTCGCGCCACTGCGGGGCGAGCACCGATTCGGAGGGCCCTCCTTTGACCCTCCAGGAGGCGCCGTCGGCCAGCCGGGTGATCCGCAGCTCGGTGCCGTTCCACGGCATGCGGGGGTGGTCCCAGCAGATGTAGGCCAGGTGCTTGCCGTCGGGGGAGAGCGCGAGGCCGGCGTAGAAGTCGCTCCCGCTGACCCGCTCGCGCGGCGCGTCCTCGCCGTGCAGCGGGACGGACACGATGG
This genomic interval carries:
- the recA gene encoding recombinase RecA; protein product: MAANDREKALETALAQIERQFGKGSVMRLGDETRAPIEVIPTSSIALDVALGIGGFPRGRIIEVYGPESSGKTTVALHAVANAQRAGGIAAFIDAEHALDPEYAKKLGVDTDALLVSQPDTGEQALEIADMLIRSGAVDLLVIDSVAALVPKAEIEGEMGDSHVGLQARLMSQALRKVAGALNNTGTTAIFINQLREKIGVMFGSPETTTGGKALKFYASVRLDIRRIETLKDGTEAVGNRTRVKVVKNKMAPPFRVADFDILYGVGISREGGLIDMGVEHGFVRKSGAWYTYEGDQLGQGKENARNFLKNHPDMANEIEKKIKEKLGIGPRLDSPATPPPAAAAPAPAASGRGSKAATPKPGDV
- the recX gene encoding recombination regulator RecX; this translates as MTTGPDSGPAGAAGPRDWGAWPDVPEAGSSGTGRRAGGRSRRSRRGQPGAWEASGPDWENGPAPYDGPASYDGPAPEGGPAEDATGRSGGESRGGRGSRRGGKRSRGTSREILPDGPVEGSPASQGPAADPQAVARAICLRLLTMAPRTRAQLAEALRKREVPEEAAEAVLERFSEVGLIDDEAFAAAWVSSRHVGRGLARRALASELRHRGVDEDTVKEAVEQLDPEQEVETARRLVARKLASTRGLEPAVRTRRLAGMLARKGYGPGLAFRVVREALESEEAENPAFSAELDYPPD
- the rny gene encoding ribonuclease Y, with the protein product MDPVVIVILAGAVAVLAVVTIAALIVLLRRTGAGGGTGGPSPEQEAEIQTALEDARREAADIRTKAQHDAEEILRRSEAAVETAAELRKEAEAESQVLKYELKELRSDLERRENRLAEREQRLDEEARRQAERARKLAETETKLADRREDLDRVAQERKAILERVAGLTSDQARSELVREIENQAKREAALIVREIESEARREGEKRATKIVTLAVQRVATEQTAESVVSVLHLPGDEMKGRIIGREGRNIRAFESTTGVNLIIDDTPEAVLLSCFDPVRRETARLTLEKLVLDGRIHPQRIEEAHERSKAEVQELCVRAGEDALVELGITEMHPELITLLGQLRYRTSYGQNVLGHLVESAHIAGIMAAELRLDPMMLKRCTVLHDIGKALTHEVEGSHALIGAEIARRYGEHEDVVHAIEAHHNEVEVKTVEAVLTQAADAISGGRPGARRESLEAYVKRLERLEEIATSYDGVDKVFAMQAGREIRVMVKPDSVDDIQAQVIARDVAKQVEEELAYPGQIRITVVRESRATEFAR
- a CDS encoding S9 family peptidase, encoding MSPEQVVLPYATWPSPISSTGVARSGLRLGFPTVLGGEVWWTEDRPAEGGRTTIVHRAADGACRELLATPWSARTRVHEYGGRSYAVVPGGGVVFANLTDQRLYLLLPGAEPRPITPVPDQEAGLRYADMVVHDGQIWCVQERHHGGGISRSIVSVPLHGEDAPRERVSGSDFYAGLALSPDGKHLAYICWDHPRMPWNGTELRITRLADGASWRVKGGPSESVLAPQWRDDRHLYLISDWSGWWNLYRVGLHGTSLQALHPLEEEFAGPLWQLGGPPYQVLADGRIAVLHGRGDPRLGVLDPDSGVLTDLEVPYDGWEQVLTSDGRVLAGIGYGATAPRSIVRVDTATGRAEELRRDIGELPDPAYLPLVRAVEIESRSGHRVHAFVYPPSNPRARGDGAPPYVVFVHGGPTGRASGALDLEKAFFTSRGIGVLDLNYGGSTGYGRAYRDRLHGQWGVVDVDDSIAAAEWLAAEGLADPGRIAIRGGSAGGWTVMAACCTSGAFAGGVSYYGVSALAPLIATTHDFESRYVEWLVGPADPVLYGSREPLGRVAGVSCPMLLLQGLSDPVVPPAQSQAFAEALAERGVPCTCLTFEGEAHGFRRAETRSAALATELAFYQQIFRS